AATATGAGTGAGAAAAGTGTGggatgtgtttgcacatgtttgcacttgtaatGTACTCCGGtgctctgtatgtgtctgtgtgtgtctgtgtgtgtgtctgtgtgtgtctgtgtgtgtctgtgtgtgtgtctgtgtgtgtctgtgtgtgtcctcccacctgccagacagcagcagacaagGTGGCAGGGAAGCCAGGGGTTGTTCATGCAGGTTTATGAGGTGAGAACCACACAGTGTGAAATAGATTGACTGTCTTAGTGCAGGCCTTGTCGAACTTTTTCATCCTCTGAacccccaagttgactctcATTAAGCCCCGGACCCCCACTTGAAGTGAGTTGGCCCTCGGGACCCTaacatgaaaagatattttggtttgcgTTAATTATGGAATTGTTTAGTTGTCCTACTTGTCAATACATTCAAGTGGTGAGATTAATAGGTGACATAATCACTTGTACTTATTCTTGTGTCGTGAATTAACTCTTTGATACTTCAGCGAATTCCCTTGATTTCTTGAAAACATGCAAACTGCACTTTGAATATGCATGATTGCTGCCAGCTGATAAGCTCAGtcttgcatttatttgtttatcattaTGAGACTGCGCACATTTGATCAGCATGTCATTTTGAGCATAATGAAATGCAGTTTCTACTGTGCACAGTTGTTGTGTTATAAATACAATGGGAGTGGGTGAGGCTGCATTGACTTCCATGTATTTTATGACTCAATATCGCTATATTCATAATGATTAcaatgataattaaaatgatatatttaaacagaTCACTGATGCTGGATTGGTGTCAaacttcttgtgtgtgtgcttgtgaaaggcgtctgaaaGCAGCCCATAAGCATTTCAGTTAGTTAAATTATACAACGATTCCTCATTTTGTCACACTTTAAGACCCTCAAGGGCCCCTGTGGGATCCCTGGACcctactttgaaaaccaccgTCTTAGTGTACTCTGGATAACCTGGTAATGAGGGCTAAGATGCGCCAAACAGTATGACAAAACCACCCTTTACCCAACACTGTACAGTGAtaatatgcattttatttattccaggCAGAGGACTGCCATTAATGTTTTGACATAGTGTCATTAAACTATGGTTGCACCAGTTAATGTGTTGCAGTCAGTGGACAGTTAGCTAGCTATAGTATTGCCGGAGCTGAGACCTGACCTACTAGTCATTACTTTGGCATGCAGAGAACTTGTGGTATCAGATATACATTGGCTTGACACACACTAAATCATCCACACCCTGGAATCTGACCaaataatacttaaaaaaaaaaaaaaaaaaaaatacaaagcaatTCTGCAGTGGAGGCAGACAGACTCTTTATGTCAAAGCACTGTCATGTTtattatcaagaaaaaaatacattaaaggCATGTCATAGTCATTTGTCataactgttgtttttttttgaacatcATAAATATGTTACTTTGACAATATGATACAGTAAAACACACTATACACAGTTAGCATGTTGCTTCTGGGAATACAGGTGCAACTTAAGCTGTTCCTACTGATGGCCATGATGAATTTGATTCAAAATGGCAACCGTGAGGATTAGCTTTAACACAGGAACATGCACCCTCAATTTAAGGGGGCATGCTAAATCTCATTGTACATAACCACTTAACTTCAAtgcaagagaaaaatgaatgaatgaataaaagaaggGTGGGAAACAGAGCAGTAATTTGACGTGGTGACAAGGTTTTGGCACAGgagagggagattttttttttcttgaacacTGAGCATGTAGATGAAAGCGATGCACTTTTTAGAAAAATCTCTTAAAGCACTTAGTTTTAAAGACCAGTCCTATTTACATAGAGGGAGGGTGACTTGGAGAACACACGAGGGCTTTCCCGGGGTGATGATGGGAGCAGGTATTAGTGAAAGGGAAAACGATCACATAATGACAGTCTCAGTGTGAAGCAAATAGGAAATGGGAGACTGGTGCTTGAGGGCAGGACTTGGGGTTCGTGCCATGGGGCTAGGGGGACGGGACAGGGGACTTGGGGAGCGGTACATTGGGCCTGACGGGGCAGTAATCCTGGCAGTAGGGGTGTGGCTTGCCCATCTGGAAGGAGGTCGCTGGTTGGCTGGCCGGGCAGGGCGAGAAAAGCTCTTCCTAGGCACTGCTGGGGACCGCTCCTGAAAAGAGATGTTCAGATCGAGTGACAcatgtcagtttgtttgtgtgtatgtgtgtgtgtgtgtgggtgggtgggtgagtgagtgtgtgtgtgtgtttgattccttcattttatagatattactTTCAAAGTGATACTAAACTTTATTAAACTGGGGAAACAGATACAACACATGacatgtgtgcatttttccaTGTATTTGAAACTGGTTATGTACGGGTCTAACTCACCTGCTGTACATCCTGTCTGCAAGGTGTATGTCCACCTCTGGGACTGCAGCTGTATTCGTGCTGGATCTCCAGCATATCCAGCAGTTCAATAAgtccttcatctctccctcgACCACAACTTGGCAATTCTGACTGACCTGGCAACCCAAGCCTCTGGATCTTCTGAGTGCCAGAGGAACCACTTGAAATCCTGTAGTCCATTCTGGGCTCCACAAACTGGGGCCTCCTGGTCCTCTCCCCTTGACCGTGCcctatgtctctctctgccccgcTGTTAGTTCTGGGTCTCAGCTTGGGGCTTCCCGCCACCTGGACCCTCCTCTGTGACTGCTGGGGACTCGCTAGGGGTCCTTTAGAGCTGCCATAGCCACCGCGCTGATCCATGTGGCTTTGTCTGGCAGAGTCTGTTGCTAACCCCCACTCTTGGCCGGGCTCCATCTCTCCTGTCAGCACGTCGGAATCTGCCTGGCATTTCTGGGCCGACACGCGCATGGGCGCCCTGCCGGCGGCTGTGGTGGCTCCCAGAGCCCTGCGCTGACAGCTTGGGGTGGGACACTTGGGCTCTGGGGCCGCTCCTTGATGGGTCACTACCCCTGTTTCAGTGAGCATTTTGCCCTCGTTTTCCTGGAGCATGGCACCAAACTTCCTGAGCACAGAGGGGCTGCTGCACTTTCTATCTACAAGGACACCTGGTGTGAAAGTCTTCCTGTCCAGAGCGGGGGAGTCAGGACACACACTTGGGAGCTGGGAGGTTGAACGTGGTGGTACAGCAGGGGCATCTCTCTGTCTAAGAGGGGGCTTGGCACCTGTGCTTTCTTTGTTGGGGGAACTTTCTTTGCAGGGGGAGCTCTTCATGTGTGACACTCGATTCTTCCTGTTTTCGGTTTCCTCAAAATTTCCCAGAAACTGCTCTTGACCAAACCTGGTAGGAGAgtgttaataaaacaaaacaaatgtgaaacaaaatcatcaatgccatatcatgatcacaaaatcacacattttcatgaaaatacATGAAGTGACTCCAGTACAATGACAATTACCTTTCATTTCCAAAGCCTCTTTTTATGTCATCCTGGTATGCAGGGAGATCCTGGCTCACCTTAACTGTGTCACTGAAGTGCTAAAGGAcatgggaaaaaataacatgaaagcaATGTCCCAATCAGTATGGGTCTTTATTTAAGAGCTTAGAATTGGGGTGTATTTCAAGATCATTGAAACAGTGTCTGTTAATGTACCAGAAATCAAATGAACTTTGATCAGCATCCAATACTAGTCTATGTGTATTCCCTGTCTTTACAGGGAATGCACATGGCATTTCACATGTACTAGAGAACAGTGTAACCTCTAGGCTTTCTTCTTGAATGCTCCGTCAGTTATGAGTTAGGAAAGTCAGCAGGTGAAAGTGTCTGAAAGTAGCTGCTATCTGGTAACCTGTCTATGTAGGCAGACTTGAAGGAACCAGCAAAGTGTAATCAATATGTTGGTGACTCAACCCAGCCTTGACTCATCTCACATACACCTCTCTGGTTTCTCACATCTGCAAATGCCAATAGGGACGAGGCATAAGGCCGGGAAATTACAAGAATTACCCATTCTATACTTACCACATGGCGAACTCCGTTGTTCTTCCGGCTCACTTGTTTCCCTTGCCCCAAATAATCCTGCAATAAATCTCCAATCTCTGACACTCCATTGGTGTGGCAATAACCATAGCCATTGTGCTGACTAACAGGGTAGCCATAGCCATTGGGGCTGTAGTTACAGCCATTACTATGGTGATTTGGCACAGGAACCGCTACAGGGTGGTCCTTTCTACGGTGGTCAGGCACATCAAAAAAGCCATTGCCATGGTGCCCCAGGCCATACTCCATCTCCCGACCATTTTTCCGATTGTCGATAGTGACATCGTTTCCTCCTCTGCGGGCCTGGACTTCATTgtagagctaaaaaaaaaaaaatgaggacagAAGGAAACATCAACAAAAGCCACTGGAAAACACATGCAGAGTCCTTAGATGCTCTTACAGATATCTGGGTGAGTTTTTCAGATGTTTGGACCATAGGGCTACTTAACTGTATTTCTATGCCTACAGGTATGCATAATATAGCTCAGCTGCACAAACTTTGTTTACACAATAAACAAGTTACATAATTAGCACATAATCATTGCACAACCCAGCTATATTTGTGGTCCACACATGCTATTTCACTTTGCACCAACATTTGTTTCCCATCCCATCGCAGCCTTTAATGCTCTGATTAGTATCCACTTTCACTCAGTGTgtggttgcgtgtgtgtgtgtgtgtgtgtgtgtgtgtgtgtgtgtgtgtgtgtgtgtgtgccgttgtgtgtgagtgtgttcagtgtgtctgtcagcaCATCTCGGTTTAATTAGCTTGTTAACATTTGTCTGTATCATTGCTCCAGCAGGG
The genomic region above belongs to Myripristis murdjan chromosome 24, fMyrMur1.1, whole genome shotgun sequence and contains:
- the LOC115355845 gene encoding uncharacterized protein LOC115355845, yielding MAAIDLQRGLEHSGRGWGQERPELMDSFDSEMQEWEDQLQDMQRKIEELYNEVQARRGGNDVTIDNRKNGREMEYGLGHHGNGFFDVPDHRRKDHPVAVPVPNHHSNGCNYSPNGYGYPVSQHNGYGYCHTNGVSEIGDLLQDYLGQGKQVSRKNNGVRHVHFSDTVKVSQDLPAYQDDIKRGFGNERFGQEQFLGNFEETENRKNRVSHMKSSPCKESSPNKESTGAKPPLRQRDAPAVPPRSTSQLPSVCPDSPALDRKTFTPGVLVDRKCSSPSVLRKFGAMLQENEGKMLTETGVVTHQGAAPEPKCPTPSCQRRALGATTAAGRAPMRVSAQKCQADSDVLTGEMEPGQEWGLATDSARQSHMDQRGGYGSSKGPLASPQQSQRRVQVAGSPKLRPRTNSGAERDIGHGQGERTRRPQFVEPRMDYRISSGSSGTQKIQRLGLPGQSELPSCGRGRDEGLIELLDMLEIQHEYSCSPRGGHTPCRQDVQQERSPAVPRKSFSRPARPANQRPPSRWASHTPTARITAPSGPMYRSPSPLSRPPSPMARTPSPALKHQSPISYLLHTETVIM